From a single Bacillus sp. NEB1478 genomic region:
- a CDS encoding aspartyl-phosphate phosphatase Spo0E family protein yields the protein MEKKEWDNSLLMECIKEKKEMLVVLAYENGLTNYKTVKCSQELDVLLNVFQRQSSC from the coding sequence GTGGAAAAAAAAGAATGGGATAACTCTCTTTTAATGGAATGCATAAAAGAAAAGAAAGAAATGCTTGTCGTGCTGGCTTATGAAAATGGACTGACGAATTATAAAACGGTGAAATGCAGTCAAGAACTTGATGTTTTGTTGAACGTTTTTCAAAGGCAGTCATCCTGCTAA
- a CDS encoding YjcZ family sporulation protein, translating into MANASLANAPMYGGGYGGYGCGGGYGAGRCFAIIVVLFILLIIVGTTWAHKVDC; encoded by the coding sequence ATGGCAAATGCTTCACTAGCAAACGCTCCCATGTATGGCGGGGGGTATGGAGGGTATGGTTGTGGTGGTGGTTATGGAGCTGGAAGATGCTTTGCGATCATCGTAGTTCTATTTATCCTTCTCATTATCGTAGGAACGACATGGGCCCATAAAGTAGATTGCTAA